The nucleotide window GTGGAGATGACCTTCGCTGCCTGATGCATCAACGGCGTTTCCGATCAAATTTGAAAGCACTTGGAGAATCTGTCCCGGATAGACGTTGACCTCGTACTGTCCGGATCCGTCTGTCACAACCTGTATCTTTTTACGATCGATGGCACGCTGATGGATTCGGACTGCAGCTTCCAGAATTGGAAGAACCTGCACGATCTGCGGGGCACTCGATTCTCGTGCGAATCCCAATGTCTGGCTTGCGATCTGACCCATCATTCGCACTTGCTCGTCCGCTTGATGAAGATAAACCCGGACAGCCTCCGAATCGGGCTCAGCCAGGGCCAGGTAGGTAAGGTGCCCCAGGGTCTCGAGCGGGTTCTTCACCTCGTGCATCGGTTCCAAGGCAAGCTGGCCTGCTGTACCGCGCTCTTCCGATAGCCGTAGGGCCTCTTCGGTAATGGCCAGCTTTTGTTGTAACT belongs to Granulicella arctica and includes:
- a CDS encoding sensor histidine kinase; amino-acid sequence: MAPASIEELQQKLAITEEALRLSEERGTAGQLALEPMHEVKNPLETLGHLTYLALAEPDSEAVRVYLHQADEQVRMMGQIASQTLGFARESSAPQIVQVLPILEAAVRIHQRAIDRKKIQVVTDGSGQYEVNVYPGQILQVLSNLIGNAVDASGSEGHLHIIIRKRKKHVEIVIADNGTGIAADNLALVFEPFFSTKGSRGTGLGLSLSRKIIERHRGQIRMHSRCREFKAGTVFRVSLPCADRPG